The following DNA comes from Tateyamaria omphalii.
CGAGATCATCGGCGACAGTTTTAGCGTCTTGCTGGATGGGGGCCGTGGCAATGACACGATCACCGGCGGCATTGCCTCGGAAGAGATCATTGGCGGGGCGGGCAACGACGTGTTGTCAGGTGGCGGCGGTGACGACACCGTGCGCGGCGGCGACGGCAACGACACGCTGATCGGTGGCGGGACGGGCACTGACCTGCTGCAAGGCGAGGACGGCAACGACACGTTCGAGTTCACCGCGGGCGACCATCGGGATGCGAACATTGATGGCGGCGACGGCAACGACAGGATCCTGTTGAGCGGCCTTGGCACCTTCAACTTTGACGGGGCCGGCCTGGCGCTGACCTCCATCGAGGAAATCGAGTTCAACGCCGACGTGAACGGCACCAAGATCGCCAACTTCACGATCAAGGAGTTCGACAATATCATCGAGGTGCCGACCAACCTGCGGATCGACAGCAGCGGCGGCAATGTCGACATCCTGAACTTCAGCGTTGTCGGCGCGGTCTTTGCGACCATCGACTGGAGCGGCTGGATCTTCCAGAACTGGGACGACACCCTTGATGAGCTCAACATCACCCTGGGCGGGGCCGTCACCAATTTCACGGGCACTTCGGAGCGCGACAATATCGAAGGCGGCAGCAATGCCGAAACCATCAACGGTGACGATGACAACGACTACATCGATGGCAATGCGGGTGACGACACCATCTTTGGCGGCGAGGGCAACGACACGCTCGAGGGCGGCAGCGGCGTCGACAGCCTGAACGGCGGCAACGGCGACGATGTGTTCGTGCAGTTCAACGGCTGGAGCGGCGGCGACACCTATAATGGTGGCGCGGGCACCGATACCTTCGACACGTCGGGCAACACAGCCTTCAACGTCGTTGCAAACCTTGGTGCCGGCACCTGGTCCGGCGGCGGTGGCCCGGTGACGCTGATCTCGGTCGAGAACCTGATCGACACTGATGGCGATGGCGACCTGACCGGCTCGTCCGTCGCCAACCTCATTGATGGCGCCGGGGGCGACGACACGATCGACGGTGGCGGCGGCAACGACACGCTCTTTGGTCGTGAGGGCGACGATATGCTGGAGGGTGGCAGCGGCAACGACACCATGCGCGGCGGCGTCGGCAACGACACGCTGGATGGCGGGTTCGGCACCGACGACAACTTTGGTGGCAGCGGTGACGACCTGATGTTCATGCGCTCCGGTGACGGTGTTGACAACTATGACGGCGGGTCGGGCACCGACACGGTCGATTTCACCGACACCAACATCGCTACTTTGGTCGATCTGATGGCCGGGGGGTGGCGCTTTGGAGCCGGCGCGCTGACCAATGACATGGTCAACGTCGAGAACCTGAACATGTCGGGTGGCGACGACACGGTGACCGGGTCGAACGCGGCCAACGAGATCTATGGCCGGGGTGGGAACGACTCGCTCAACGGCATGGGTGGCGCGGACTATCTCAACGGCGAGAACGGCGACGACACCGTCAACGGCGGCGACGGCGATGACGAGCTGCGCGGTGGCGCGGGCGTCGACCTGCTGATCGGGGGGGCTGGCAACGACAACATCCGCGGCGGCAACGACGACGACACGCTGCGCGGCCAGGCCGGTCAGGACACCCTGACAGGCGGCAACGGCGTGGACTTCCTGCGGGGCGGCGCGGATGCCGACACGCTGGACGGCGGCGCCGACACCGATACCGCGCAATACACCACCGACACCGCGGACCTGACCATCAACCTCGGGGCCGGGACCGGCCAGGGGGGCGATGCCCAAGGCGACGTGCTGATCAGCATCGAGAACATCATCTCGGGCTCGGGCAATGATGATCTGATCGGCTCCAGCGCGGACAACATGCTGGAAGGCATGGACGGCAACGACACGCTGCGCGGCGGGTCGGGCGAGGACACGCTGATCGGCGGCAACGGCGACGACGTGCTGGCCGGTGGCGGCGGGGATGACAGCGTCCGGGGCGGCAATGGCCGTGACCAGATCAGCGGTCGCGACGGGGCCGACACCCTGAACGGCGGCAACGATGTCGATACGCTGCAATACCAGAGCGACACCGTCGGCGTGAACATCCACCTGGGCAACAACACCGCCAGCGGTGGCGAGGCTGCGGGCGATGTCATCTCGAACTTCGAGAATGTCACGGGCGGCAGCGGCAACGACATCCTGACCGGATCCGATGTCCGCAACGTGCTGGTGGGCGGCCTGGGCGACGACCAGCTGCGCGGCGGCAACGGCAATGACGTGCTGGTGGGCGAGAAGGGCGACGACTTCCTTGCAGGTGGCAACGGCAATGACACGCTCAAGGGCAGCAACGGCGACGACACGCTCAAGGGCGGGGCGGGCAACGACGTGCTGCGCGGCTCGAACGGCGAGGACGTGTTCATCTTTGGCGCCGGGTCGGATGACGACAGGCTGGTCAAGTTCGAAACCGGCATCGACACGGTGCGCATCGAGGGGCTGACACAGGCCGACGTGTCGTTCTCGAATGCGGGCGGTGGCAACACGCTGATGACGCTCAGCACGGGCGACACGGTGCTGTTCACCGACATATCCGTGGGCGATCTGAACACGTTCGACGACTTCGTCTTCGTCTAGCGACAGGCGGGGCGCGTCCCAAATATTTTGCGACGATGCAGCGGGCGGCGGAGAGCCGCCCGTTTTGCGTGTATGGGCAAAATTTTGCTGGCTGTTTCGGGCGGCTTTCCCTCTACTCGGAGGCAAGGATTTTCACCCCTCAAAGCTTTTGCCTGGAGGTATTGAATGCCCCATCTGCCACTTTTTCACGACATTTCACTGGTGCCGCGCCTGGACGGGCCGTTCATGGTCTCATTCTCGGCCGTGGCGGTACAGAACTCGTTCAACATCATCGAGGGGGGCCCGGGCGACGATTCGCTGCCCGGCACGGACAATCCAGACAAGATTTTCGGTGGTGCGGGCGATGATACGATCCTCGGGGGGGGCGGCAAAGACATCCTGCGGGGACAGGCCGGCAATGACAGCATTCTGGGCGGGGATGGCAATGACACCCTTGTAGGTGGTGCCAACAACGACCTGCTGGAGGGAGGTGCGGGGCGGGACAGGTTCTCTGGCGGCGGGGGATCTGACGTCATTTCCGGCGGGGACGGCATCGATACGGCGATCTACATCGACGAAGTGCAGAGCATGACCATCAGTCTTGGCATGGGCACCGGTCTTGGTGGCATCGCGCAGGGCGACCTGCTGATCAGCATCGAGAACCTGATCGGAGGCCGGGGCAGTGACAGCCTGATCGGGTCCGTCGGCATCAACAATTACATTGATGGCAATTTCGGCAATGACACCATCAAGGCAGGCCCGGGCAACGACACCCTGATCGGCAGCCGTGGCGATGACTTCCTGGCCGGGGGCTCAGGAGATGACTTTATAAA
Coding sequences within:
- a CDS encoding S8 family serine peptidase, whose amino-acid sequence is MVDPVTDALIPEGEAPDTAQSDMLASTFEEMSPQEQRTFVATSDEALFQALGQKTIQALRDAFGGADTSHDWSQVAEGPQLVRTQDMARELFDFDDTVHGTDRGVAAPVGQFYLAEPYAPAAQAAAPAATQTTLLSDMQLSDINIGPSAHMSLPTDTLFSQQWHLNQTVGGLLDLGDLSTIWDEYTGAGVEVVIVDDAIQRTHQDLDANYSSTKDWDFDNNDTDPSGVDGQNHGTAVAGIIGANRDGVGTVGVAYDSTIFGFQVNGFISDTFMEQIELSIDNASGVTETVGVDRTADIVNMSLGTMFASNYFDTFLTQSVMAAANQAIDEAAVVGRDGLGTIMVKSAGNSRLTNPSEGSGNQGHDANASSWNANIHTISVAAVDQDGDVSIYSSHGANILISGFGTPFAGEVVTTDRMGNEGYNPGGGNQPADVNYTGSFNGTSAAAPMVSGVIALMLEANSELGWRDVQEILAYSARHVGTAIGSGTSGSEEYAWAFNGASTWNGGGLHFSNDYGFGLVDAFAAVRMAEMWTTANGANKTSANDTITFNDVLNASQTLTGSNIADSFTFTPSSNVEIEHVTVDINFLQWDDLGDLDIVLIAPDGTRIHLIDNVGENSGNATGGFGSGRWEFTSPGLMGMNSTGTWTLELRDQDSSVASPIVINDIDIRFHGKGDTTNDHFVFTNEFSDYAGSSTHGTNFNGGTGTDTINTVAVTSDVVIDLLTNSGTIDGVAITNANIEQVFTGDGNDEIIGDSFSVLLDGGRGNDTITGGIASEEIIGGAGNDVLSGGGGDDTVRGGDGNDTLIGGGTGTDLLQGEDGNDTFEFTAGDHRDANIDGGDGNDRILLSGLGTFNFDGAGLALTSIEEIEFNADVNGTKIANFTIKEFDNIIEVPTNLRIDSSGGNVDILNFSVVGAVFATIDWSGWIFQNWDDTLDELNITLGGAVTNFTGTSERDNIEGGSNAETINGDDDNDYIDGNAGDDTIFGGEGNDTLEGGSGVDSLNGGNGDDVFVQFNGWSGGDTYNGGAGTDTFDTSGNTAFNVVANLGAGTWSGGGGPVTLISVENLIDTDGDGDLTGSSVANLIDGAGGDDTIDGGGGNDTLFGREGDDMLEGGSGNDTMRGGVGNDTLDGGFGTDDNFGGSGDDLMFMRSGDGVDNYDGGSGTDTVDFTDTNIATLVDLMAGGWRFGAGALTNDMVNVENLNMSGGDDTVTGSNAANEIYGRGGNDSLNGMGGADYLNGENGDDTVNGGDGDDELRGGAGVDLLIGGAGNDNIRGGNDDDTLRGQAGQDTLTGGNGVDFLRGGADADTLDGGADTDTAQYTTDTADLTINLGAGTGQGGDAQGDVLISIENIISGSGNDDLIGSSADNMLEGMDGNDTLRGGSGEDTLIGGNGDDVLAGGGGDDSVRGGNGRDQISGRDGADTLNGGNDVDTLQYQSDTVGVNIHLGNNTASGGEAAGDVISNFENVTGGSGNDILTGSDVRNVLVGGLGDDQLRGGNGNDVLVGEKGDDFLAGGNGNDTLKGSNGDDTLKGGAGNDVLRGSNGEDVFIFGAGSDDDRLVKFETGIDTVRIEGLTQADVSFSNAGGGNTLMTLSTGDTVLFTDISVGDLNTFDDFVFV